In one window of Pseudomonadota bacterium DNA:
- a CDS encoding TIGR03747 family integrating conjugative element membrane protein, whose protein sequence is MLGWLILGLVFSILAEWLGMSVFWPEEGPHHSRRMLEAELGYLAASVPQSLVSADPAGFARRLADLFYHYGFEVTGIARGVERLNAPAQPQDSTRLKISRILYAPAASYLLAAITITQVYAVRLAVLCLATPVFALAGIVGLTDGLIERDRRRFGGARETGFVYHHAKRLVAPSVAAAWVLYLAWPASIHPNLVILPAAGLFGIFLAVSAATFKKHL, encoded by the coding sequence GTGCTCGGCTGGCTCATTTTGGGGCTGGTCTTCTCCATCCTCGCCGAGTGGCTGGGCATGAGTGTCTTTTGGCCCGAGGAGGGCCCGCACCACAGCCGGCGGATGCTCGAGGCCGAGCTCGGATATCTCGCCGCGAGCGTCCCCCAGAGCCTCGTGAGCGCCGATCCCGCGGGCTTCGCCCGGCGCCTCGCCGATCTCTTCTACCACTATGGGTTCGAGGTGACGGGAATTGCACGTGGTGTCGAGCGACTGAATGCACCCGCCCAGCCGCAAGACTCCACCCGCTTGAAAATCTCTCGCATCCTCTACGCGCCGGCTGCCAGCTACCTCCTCGCCGCCATCACCATCACCCAAGTCTATGCGGTGCGCCTGGCGGTGCTGTGCTTGGCCACCCCGGTCTTCGCGCTGGCCGGAATCGTGGGCCTGACCGACGGGCTCATCGAGCGCGACCGGCGGCGCTTTGGCGGGGCGCGGGAAACCGGTTTTGTCTATCACCACGCGAAGCGGCTCGTCGCCCCGAGCGTCGCCGCGGCTTGGGTGCTGTATCTGGCGTGGCCTGCGAGCATCCATCCCAACCTCGTGATTTTGCCCGCGGCCGGGCTCTTTGGGATTTTCCTCGCGGTCTCCGCTGCGACCTTCAAGAAACATCT